A genomic window from Bacillota bacterium includes:
- a CDS encoding helix-turn-helix transcriptional regulator, whose translation MAIMVFVRLGPSTAAMAMARMSDESAQPAPRLLLTRSEKQVLDLLLDGHTYQEIAAHLYVSVNTVKYHIKNIYRKAGCRSRSELIERLGPTRGRW comes from the coding sequence ATGGCTATCATGGTGTTTGTGAGGCTGGGCCCCAGCACGGCCGCGATGGCCATGGCCAGAATGAGTGATGAGTCAGCTCAACCAGCACCTCGGCTGCTCCTTACCCGATCAGAGAAGCAAGTCCTCGACCTCCTGCTGGACGGCCACACCTACCAGGAGATCGCAGCCCACCTCTACGTATCCGTGAACACCGTGAAGTACCACATCAAGAACATCTACCGCAAGGCGGGCTGCCGCTCCAGGAGCGAACTCATAGAGAGACTGGGGCCCACCCGCGGCAGATGGTGA